From the genome of Metarhizium brunneum chromosome 4, complete sequence, one region includes:
- the SDHF2 gene encoding Succinate dehydrogenase assembly factor 2 codes for MASSLRSLRPATVTVRRAALLPHRLLTTTPRYSSTKAEPMPSQGELDVGELQGIKFRVAPIKRVGENDDTKRARLLYQSRKRGTLESDLLLSTFAKAHLPSMSGGLLAQYDALLDENDWDIYYWATQREPSDSYTSTNPSVAASPADADAFIRSEPPKGEWAQTVGNFRPAYRPVPERWRGSEVLEMLRVHVRSKSVDGGEGGGMAFMPALEDR; via the exons atggccTCGTCCCTCCGGTCCCTCCGGCCGGCAACCGTCACAGTGCGGCGCGCAGCCCTCCTCCCCCATCGGCTTCTCACCACCACGCCGCGATACTCAtccaccaaggccgagcCCATGCCGTCCCAGGGCGAACTAGACGTCGGCGAGCTGCAAGGCATCAAATTCCGCGTCGCGCCCATCAAGCGAGTCGGCGAAAACGACGACACCAAACGCGCACGACTCCTCT ACCAGTCCCGTAAAAGAGGAACCCTGGAATCAGACCTCCTCCTCTCGACGTTTGCAAAGGCCCATCTGCCCAGCATGTCGGGCGGCCTCCTGGCGCAGTACGACGCGCTGCTCGACGAGAACGACTGGGACATATACTACTGGGCGACGCAGCGCGAGCCCTCGGACTCGTACACGTCGACGAACCCGTCCGTAGCGGCGAGCCCGGCGGACGCGGATGCGTTTATTCGGTCTGAGCCGCCCAAGGGGGAGTGGGCGCAGACGGTGGGCAACTTCAGGCCCGCGTATAGGCCGGTGCCCGAGCGGTGGAGGGGCAGCGAGGTCCTCGAGATGCTGAGGGTGCACGTGAGGAGCAAGagcgtcgatggcggcgagggcggcgggaTGGCGTTTATGCCTGCCTTGGAGGACCGCTGA